In the genome of Bacteroidales bacterium, one region contains:
- a CDS encoding rSAM-modified peptide — MKTEKKLKLDTLSSNELSSKEATQVKGGVIICTCYCTCVSYEDRLFTRMDERLFVRDETTP; from the coding sequence ATGAAAACAGAGAAAAAATTAAAACTTGACACGCTAAGTTCGAATGAACTTTCAAGTAAAGAAGCCACCCAAGTTAAAGGGGGCGTAATAATATGCACGTGCTATTGCACCTGCGTTTCATATGAAGATAGATTGTTTACGCGTATGGATGAACGCTTGTTTGTACGCGATGAAACAACTCCATAA
- a CDS encoding rSAM-modified peptide, which yields MKKLKLDTLSSHELANREANQIKGGLPICRCYCYCDTLDQKYSERSFDSQGEYIYFAQ from the coding sequence ATGAAAAAATTAAAACTTGACACACTGAGTTCACACGAACTTGCAAACCGAGAAGCCAATCAGATAAAAGGTGGACTACCAATTTGCCGTTGCTACTGCTATTGCGATACGCTTGATCAGAAGTACTCTGAACGTTCTTTTGATAGTCAAGGTGAATATATATATTTTGCCCAATAA
- a CDS encoding rSAM-modified peptide, translating to MKKEKKLKLDTLNLKELANKDVAQISGGAIQICNCSCYCIISMDSFFTRKDNLIHVDRTLP from the coding sequence ATGAAAAAAGAGAAAAAATTAAAACTTGACACGCTGAACTTAAAAGAACTTGCAAATAAAGATGTGGCCCAAATAAGTGGTGGAGCAATACAAATTTGCAATTGCTCCTGTTATTGTATCATATCTATGGATAGTTTTTTTACACGTAAAGATAATCTAATACATGTAGACAGAACTCTTCCATAA
- a CDS encoding rSAM-modified peptide, protein MKTRKKLKLDSLNLNELENKEANKIVGGIVCTCRCYCTAYYERSYSSWDEVHVVVKEV, encoded by the coding sequence ATGAAAACAAGAAAAAAATTAAAACTTGACTCACTGAACTTAAATGAACTTGAAAACAAGGAAGCCAACAAAATTGTGGGTGGAATAGTTTGCACTTGCCGTTGCTATTGCACTGCTTATTATGAGAGGAGTTATTCATCTTGGGATGAAGTTCATGTTGTAGTAAAGGAAGTTTAA